The Anaerolineae bacterium genomic sequence GGCTGCTCAGCGGCCCGCATCACGGCATGGGCCAGGTCCACCGCGCCTTCGCCGCCCTTTTCCCAGTGCTCGGCCACCACGGCGTCGAACGCGCCGAATTCCAGCGCGGCTTGGCGCACCATCGCCAACTCGGCCGGGGTGTCGGTGGGAAAGCGGTTGACCGCCACCACCACGGGGACGCCGAACTTGCGGGCTACGCCGATATGGTGCTCTAAGTTGACCAACCCCTTGCGCAGCAGGTCCAGGTTCTCCTGGGTGTAGGCCGGGTCGAGGGGCTTGCCGGCCACCACCTTGGGGCCGCCGCCGTGCATCTTCAGCGCCCGCACCGTGGCCACCATGACCCCGGCGTCCGGCTTCAGGCCGGAGGCGCGGCACTTGATGTTGAAGAACTTCTCCATGCCGATGTCGGCGCCAAAGCCCGATTCGGTGACCACATAGCCGTCCGGCCCCACCAGTTTGAGGGCGATGAGGTCGGCGATGATGGAACTGTTGCCGTGGGCGATGTTGGCGAAAGGCCCGGCGTGGACGAAGACCGGCGTGCCTTCGAGGGTCTGCATCAGGGTGGGCTTGATGGCGTCCTTCATCAGCACGGCCAGGGCCCCGGCCACGCCCAAATCCTCGGCGGTGATGGGCTCCCCGTCGCGGCTCAGGGCCACTACCATCCGGCCCAGACGCTCGCGCATGTCGGCCAGCCCCGTGGTCAGGGCCAGAATGGCCATGATTTCGCTGGCCACGCTGATGTCGAAGCCCGTGCGGCGGGTAAAGCCCTTTTCGTCGGGACCTAAGCCGATCTCGATTTCGCGCAGCAGGCGGTCGTTGGTGTCGATCACCCGGCGCCAGGTGATGGTGGCGGGATCCACATCCAGGCGCACCAGTTTGCGCCGCTGTTCGGGGGTGAGGCGATCCAGGTCGTCTTCGGTGATGCCCAGTTTGGCCATGCGGTAGCGCAGGCCCCGCGCCACCTGGCGCTTGCCGTCTTTCCCCTTGGGGAACAGGCGCTCGAAGAGTTTTTCGTCGCTCTGGCGCCATTCGTGGAACATGCGGGTATCCAGGGCGGCGGCGAGCAGGTTGTTGG encodes the following:
- a CDS encoding formate--tetrahydrofolate ligase, with the translated sequence MTAPYTPTPLKRRSPVPSDIEIAQEADLKSITQMAAEAGILPVELELYGPYKAKVSLSVLERLADVPNGKYIDVTAITPTPLGEGKTTTTVGLAQALGAHLGQKVFACIRQPSQGPTFGIKGGAAGGGYAQVIPMEDFNLHLTGDIHAVTAANNLLAAALDTRMFHEWRQSDEKLFERLFPKGKDGKRQVARGLRYRMAKLGITEDDLDRLTPEQRRKLVRLDVDPATITWRRVIDTNDRLLREIEIGLGPDEKGFTRRTGFDISVASEIMAILALTTGLADMRERLGRMVVALSRDGEPITAEDLGVAGALAVLMKDAIKPTLMQTLEGTPVFVHAGPFANIAHGNSSIIADLIALKLVGPDGYVVTESGFGADIGMEKFFNIKCRASGLKPDAGVMVATVRALKMHGGGPKVVAGKPLDPAYTQENLDLLRKGLVNLEHHIGVARKFGVPVVVAVNRFPTDTPAELAMVRQAALEFGAFDAVVAEHWEKGGEGAVDLAHAVMRAAEQPSDFRFLYDLDLPIKDKIEIICREVYGADGVDYEPLAEKRIAEYTRLGYDRLPICMAKTHLSISHDPTLKGAPRGFRVPIRDIRLSAGAGFLYPLVGKMRTMPGLPTRPAYLNVDLDLETGKVVGLF